A stretch of Paenibacillus sp. URB8-2 DNA encodes these proteins:
- the rpoB gene encoding DNA-directed RNA polymerase subunit beta, with product MAGHLVQYGRRTRRSYARINEVLEVPNLIEIQQKSYDWFLEEGLREMFQDISPIQDFTGNLVLEFIDYSLGEPKYTVDDAKERDVTYAAPLRVKVRLINKETGEVKEQEVFMGDFPLMTETGTFIINGAERVIVSQLVRSPSVYFSTKVDKNGKKTYTATVIPNRGAWLELETDAKDIMYVRIDRTRKIPVTVLLRALGFGSDAEILELLGNDEYIRNTLDKDNTDSTEKALIEIYERLRPGEPPTLDNAKSLLVARFFDPKRYDLANVGRYKINKKLHIKNRLFNQRLAQPLVDESTGEILAETGQMVDRRLLDELLPYFEKNMAAKNYRVSGGVLDNEDIPLQTVEVFSPIEEGRVIKLIANGNIDKSVKHITQADIISSISYFINLLHGIGNTDDIDHLGNRRLRSVGELLQNQFRIGLSRMERVVRERMSIQDANAITPQALINIRPVIASIKEFFGSSQLSQFMDQTNPLAELTHKRRLSALGPGGLTRERAGFEVRDVHHSHYGRMCPIETPEGPNIGLINSLSTFARINEYGFIEAPYRWVDPKTGKVTEQIDYLTADEEDNYVVAQANAELTEEGAFKDEMVIVRYNKLSDNITTMPSNRVDYMDVSPKQVVSVATALIPFLENDDSNRALMGSNMQRQAVPLLIPKAPLVGTGMEHKSAKDSGVCIVSKYDGIIERSSANEIWLRRVEAVEGKEVKGDIVKYKLHKFMRSNQGTCINQRPLAKRGDIVKKGDILADGPSTEMGELALGRNVVVAFMTWEGYNYEDAILLSEKLVKEDVYTSIHIEEYESEARDTKLGPEEITRDIPNVGEEALRNLDERGIIRIGAEISAGDILVGKVTPKGVTELTAEERLLHAIFGEKAREVRDTSLRVPHGSDGIIVDVKVFTRENGDELPPGVNQLVRVYIAQKRKISEGDKMAGRHGNKGVVARILPEEDMPFLPDGTPVQVVLNPLGVPSRMNIGQVLEVHIGFAAMRLGIHVATPVFDGAREYDVFDTMEEAGMQRNGKTILYDGRTGERFEREVTVGVMHMIKLAHMVDDKIHARSTGPYSLVTQQPLGGKAQFGGQRFGEMEVWALEAYGAAYTLQEILTVKSDDVVGRVKTYESIVKGENVPEPGVPESFKVLIKELQSLGMDVKILSGDEQEIEMKELDDEDETSSDKLSLNLEGAEVGVE from the coding sequence TTGGCAGGACATCTTGTTCAGTATGGTCGACGCACTCGGCGAAGCTATGCGAGAATTAACGAGGTACTCGAGGTCCCGAACCTGATTGAAATCCAACAAAAATCATACGATTGGTTTTTGGAGGAAGGACTGCGTGAAATGTTCCAGGACATCTCGCCGATCCAGGATTTCACGGGCAATTTGGTGCTGGAGTTCATTGATTACAGCTTGGGCGAACCGAAGTATACGGTGGACGACGCCAAAGAGCGTGACGTGACGTATGCGGCGCCGCTTCGGGTTAAGGTGCGGCTCATCAACAAGGAGACCGGCGAGGTCAAGGAACAGGAAGTGTTCATGGGGGATTTCCCGCTGATGACGGAGACCGGTACGTTTATTATTAACGGTGCGGAACGGGTTATTGTCAGCCAGTTGGTTCGCTCTCCAAGCGTCTACTTTAGCACTAAAGTGGATAAGAACGGCAAAAAAACCTACACCGCCACAGTCATCCCGAACCGCGGAGCCTGGCTGGAGCTGGAGACCGACGCGAAGGACATTATGTATGTCCGGATCGACCGTACCCGCAAAATTCCGGTTACCGTACTGCTGCGTGCTCTCGGGTTCGGCAGCGACGCCGAAATTCTGGAACTGCTTGGCAATGATGAATATATTCGTAACACCCTGGATAAGGACAACACAGACTCGACGGAAAAAGCGCTTATCGAAATTTACGAGCGTCTTCGTCCGGGCGAACCGCCAACGCTCGATAACGCCAAGAGCTTGCTCGTAGCGCGTTTCTTCGATCCGAAGCGTTACGATCTGGCGAACGTGGGCCGCTACAAAATCAACAAGAAGCTGCACATCAAGAACCGTCTCTTCAACCAGCGGCTGGCTCAGCCATTGGTGGATGAATCGACCGGGGAAATCCTGGCAGAGACCGGACAGATGGTCGACCGCCGTCTGCTGGACGAACTGCTGCCATACTTCGAAAAGAACATGGCCGCCAAGAACTACCGCGTAAGCGGCGGCGTTCTGGACAATGAAGATATTCCTCTTCAAACGGTGGAGGTATTTTCTCCGATTGAAGAAGGACGCGTGATCAAGCTGATCGCCAACGGCAACATCGATAAATCGGTCAAGCATATCACCCAGGCTGATATTATCTCCTCGATCAGCTACTTTATTAATCTGCTGCACGGCATCGGCAATACCGATGATATCGACCATTTGGGCAACCGTCGTCTGCGTTCTGTGGGCGAGCTTCTGCAGAACCAGTTCCGTATCGGTCTTTCCCGGATGGAACGCGTAGTGCGGGAGAGAATGTCGATTCAAGACGCGAATGCGATCACGCCGCAAGCGCTGATCAATATCCGTCCGGTTATCGCGTCGATCAAGGAGTTCTTCGGAAGCTCCCAGTTGTCGCAGTTTATGGACCAGACGAACCCGCTAGCGGAACTGACGCATAAACGTCGTCTGTCGGCGCTCGGTCCCGGCGGTCTGACGCGCGAACGCGCGGGCTTTGAGGTCCGTGACGTCCATCACAGTCATTACGGCCGTATGTGTCCAATCGAGACTCCGGAAGGCCCGAACATCGGTTTGATTAACTCCCTGTCGACTTTCGCCCGCATTAACGAATACGGCTTTATTGAAGCGCCGTACCGTTGGGTCGATCCGAAGACGGGCAAGGTTACGGAGCAAATCGATTACCTTACGGCAGACGAAGAAGATAATTACGTAGTTGCTCAGGCGAATGCCGAGTTGACGGAGGAAGGCGCGTTCAAGGACGAGATGGTTATCGTTCGTTACAACAAGCTGTCCGACAACATCACGACAATGCCGAGTAACCGCGTGGATTACATGGACGTTTCGCCAAAACAGGTTGTATCCGTCGCGACGGCGCTCATTCCGTTCCTTGAGAATGATGACTCCAACCGCGCACTGATGGGTTCCAACATGCAACGTCAGGCCGTTCCGCTGCTTATTCCAAAAGCGCCACTGGTCGGCACGGGAATGGAACATAAATCCGCTAAAGATTCGGGCGTATGTATCGTTTCCAAATACGACGGCATCATCGAGCGCTCATCGGCCAACGAAATCTGGCTGCGGCGTGTTGAGGCCGTTGAAGGCAAAGAAGTTAAAGGCGACATCGTTAAATATAAATTACACAAATTTATGCGTTCGAACCAAGGTACCTGCATTAACCAGCGTCCTCTTGCCAAGAGAGGCGATATCGTCAAGAAAGGTGATATCCTGGCTGACGGTCCTTCCACGGAAATGGGCGAATTGGCCCTTGGTCGCAACGTAGTCGTTGCGTTCATGACATGGGAAGGCTACAACTACGAGGATGCCATCCTGCTGAGCGAGAAGCTGGTAAAAGAGGATGTATACACTTCGATCCATATCGAGGAGTATGAATCCGAGGCGCGGGATACGAAGCTTGGACCGGAAGAAATTACGCGCGACATTCCGAACGTGGGCGAAGAAGCCCTTCGCAATCTGGATGAGCGCGGTATTATCCGGATCGGTGCCGAAATTAGCGCGGGCGACATTCTCGTCGGTAAGGTTACGCCAAAAGGCGTAACGGAACTGACGGCGGAAGAACGCCTCCTTCACGCCATATTCGGTGAGAAGGCACGTGAAGTGCGTGATACCTCTCTGCGCGTCCCTCACGGAAGTGATGGCATCATCGTGGATGTTAAGGTGTTTACACGGGAGAACGGCGACGAGCTGCCTCCTGGCGTCAACCAACTGGTTCGTGTCTATATCGCCCAGAAGCGTAAAATTTCCGAGGGCGACAAAATGGCTGGACGTCACGGTAATAAGGGTGTCGTGGCCCGCATTCTGCCTGAAGAGGATATGCCGTTCCTGCCTGACGGAACTCCGGTGCAGGTCGTGCTTAACCCGCTGGGCGTTCCTTCGCGGATGAACATCGGGCAGGTGCTTGAGGTTCACATCGGGTTCGCCGCCATGCGTCTGGGAATCCACGTTGCAACGCCGGTATTCGATGGAGCGCGTGAGTATGATGTGTTCGACACGATGGAAGAAGCCGGTATGCAGCGTAACGGTAAGACCATTCTGTATGACGGACGGACGGGCGAACGTTTTGAACGTGAAGTTACGGTCGGCGTCATGCACATGATCAAGCTGGCGCACATGGTCGACGATAAGATTCATGCCCGCTCCACCGGTCCATACTCGCTCGTTACGCAGCAGCCGCTCGGCGGTAAAGCGCAATTCGGCGGACAACGCTTCGGTGAGATGGAAGTGTGGGCGCTTGAAGCATACGGCGCTGCTTATACGCTGCAAGAGATTCTTACAGTTAAATCCGATGACGTTGTAGGACGGGTGAAGACTTACGAATCCATTGTCAAAGGCGAGAATGTGCCGGAACCGGGCGTTCCTGAGTCCTTCAAAGTATTGATCAAAGAGCTTCAGTCTCTCGGTATGGACGTCAAAATCTTGAGCGGAGACGAGCAGGAGATCGAAATGAAGGAACTGGACGACGAGGATGAGACTTCAAGCGACAAGCTGAGCCTCAATCTGGAAGGTGCGGAAGTCGGAGTGGAATAA
- the rplK gene encoding 50S ribosomal protein L11, with protein sequence MAKKVIKMVKLQIPAGKANPAPPVGPALGQAGVNIMAFCKEFNARTADQAGLIIPVEISVFEDRSFTFITKTPPAAVLLRIAAKVEKGSGEPNKKKVAKLNRAAVREIAEQKMPDLNAASVEAAMRMVEGTARSMGITIED encoded by the coding sequence ATGGCTAAAAAAGTTATCAAAATGGTGAAACTGCAGATTCCTGCAGGGAAAGCGAACCCTGCGCCTCCGGTAGGTCCGGCGCTCGGTCAAGCAGGTGTCAACATCATGGCATTCTGTAAAGAATTCAACGCCCGTACCGCCGACCAAGCCGGCCTGATTATTCCGGTTGAAATCTCGGTTTTCGAGGATCGTTCCTTTACGTTCATCACCAAAACTCCTCCGGCTGCCGTTCTGCTCCGCATCGCTGCGAAAGTAGAAAAAGGCTCCGGCGAACCGAACAAGAAAAAAGTTGCAAAGCTGAACCGCGCCGCAGTGCGTGAAATTGCCGAGCAAAAAATGCCCGACCTGAACGCTGCATCCGTTGAAGCGGCTATGCGTATGGTTGAAGGAACTGCCCGCAGCATGGGCATCACGATCGAAGACTAA
- the secE gene encoding preprotein translocase subunit SecE, which yields MKSSFKSLFSFFTESWTELKKVRWPNRKELTNYTMIVLGTIVVVALYFWVLDIGISFVIESII from the coding sequence GTGAAAAGCAGTTTCAAGTCTTTGTTTTCCTTTTTCACTGAGAGCTGGACTGAACTTAAAAAGGTTCGATGGCCCAACCGTAAAGAACTGACCAACTATACAATGATCGTACTAGGTACAATTGTAGTAGTCGCACTTTATTTCTGGGTTCTGGACATAGGTATTTCCTTTGTGATCGAATCGATTATTTAG
- the rplL gene encoding 50S ribosomal protein L7/L12, producing MSKEAILEEIKGMSVLELNELVKAIEEEFGVTAAAPVAIGGGAAAAVEEEQTEFDVILTSAGASKINVIKVVREITGLGLKEAKDLVDNAPKPIKEKVSKEDADATKEKLEAAGAAVEVK from the coding sequence ATGAGTAAAGAAGCAATCTTGGAAGAAATCAAAGGCATGAGCGTATTGGAACTGAACGAACTGGTTAAAGCAATCGAAGAAGAATTCGGCGTAACTGCTGCAGCTCCTGTAGCAATTGGCGGCGGCGCAGCAGCAGCTGTTGAAGAAGAGCAAACAGAATTCGACGTAATCCTGACAAGCGCTGGCGCTTCCAAGATCAACGTAATCAAAGTCGTTCGCGAAATCACTGGCCTGGGTCTGAAAGAAGCCAAGGATCTGGTAGACAACGCTCCAAAACCGATCAAAGAAAAAGTAAGCAAAGAAGATGCCGACGCTACGAAAGAAAAGCTGGAAGCAGCTGGCGCAGCTGTAGAAGTGAAGTAA
- the rpmG gene encoding 50S ribosomal protein L33, producing MRVIITLACTSCKQRNYATTKNKRNHPDRMELKKFCKFCNAQTPHRETR from the coding sequence ATGCGGGTAATTATTACTTTGGCTTGTACAAGCTGCAAGCAAAGAAACTACGCGACGACCAAAAACAAGCGTAATCATCCCGACCGCATGGAGTTGAAGAAGTTTTGCAAGTTTTGCAACGCGCAAACTCCTCATCGTGAAACTAGATAG
- a CDS encoding class I SAM-dependent methyltransferase translates to MSQHYYSQQPEAEHDRRTISAVLRGKTFRFTSDAGVFSKGDVDYGSRALIEAMEIPDGSAVLDVGCGYGPIGLTAAHLAPKGIVSMLDINSRAVELARENAKLNGISNVKVMESDILSAVAGQTFDIILTNPPIRAGKAVVHRIFEEAYEHLNENGALWVVIQKKQGAPSAAAKLEELFGEVREIGKDKGYRILKAEKITK, encoded by the coding sequence ATGTCCCAGCATTATTACTCGCAGCAGCCGGAAGCTGAGCATGACAGACGCACCATCAGCGCGGTACTCCGGGGCAAAACATTTCGTTTTACTAGCGATGCCGGCGTGTTCTCTAAAGGAGATGTGGATTACGGAAGTCGGGCGCTGATCGAAGCCATGGAAATTCCGGACGGATCCGCGGTGCTTGATGTGGGCTGCGGCTATGGGCCGATCGGTCTTACGGCGGCGCACTTGGCTCCCAAAGGAATCGTGTCGATGCTCGATATCAACAGCCGGGCGGTTGAGCTGGCGCGTGAAAATGCAAAACTGAACGGAATTTCAAATGTGAAGGTTATGGAAAGCGATATACTCTCCGCGGTAGCCGGCCAGACCTTTGATATTATACTGACGAATCCTCCGATTCGCGCGGGAAAAGCGGTAGTCCATCGTATTTTTGAAGAGGCCTATGAACATTTGAATGAAAACGGGGCTCTCTGGGTCGTTATTCAAAAGAAACAAGGGGCGCCGTCGGCGGCAGCCAAGCTGGAAGAGTTGTTCGGAGAAGTACGGGAGATCGGGAAAGACAAGGGTTACCGTATTTTAAAAGCCGAGAAGATTACAAAATAA
- the rplA gene encoding 50S ribosomal protein L1, giving the protein MAKHGKKYLEAAKLINSEATYEPSEAVELVKKAATAKFDETVEAAVRLGVDPRKQDQAVRGVVVLPHGTGKTQRVLVFAKGDKAKEAEAAGADFVGDQDMINKIQQGWFEFDVCVATPDMMSEVGKLGRLLGGKGLMPNPKAGTVTFDVAKAVQEIKAGKIEYRLDKAGQIHAPIGKVSFDAAQLNENLKALIDALNRAKPAAAKGVYLKGISVSSTMGPSARVNTAVYR; this is encoded by the coding sequence ATGGCTAAACATGGTAAGAAATACCTGGAAGCTGCCAAGCTGATTAACAGCGAAGCAACTTACGAGCCTTCGGAAGCCGTTGAGCTTGTGAAGAAGGCGGCAACTGCCAAATTCGACGAAACCGTTGAAGCGGCCGTTCGCCTGGGCGTAGACCCTCGTAAACAAGACCAAGCCGTTCGCGGCGTTGTTGTCCTGCCTCACGGCACAGGCAAAACCCAGCGCGTGCTTGTATTTGCGAAAGGTGACAAAGCGAAGGAAGCGGAAGCGGCCGGCGCCGATTTTGTTGGCGATCAAGATATGATCAACAAAATTCAACAAGGCTGGTTCGAGTTCGACGTCTGCGTAGCTACACCTGACATGATGAGCGAAGTCGGTAAACTGGGCCGTCTGCTCGGCGGTAAAGGCCTTATGCCTAACCCTAAAGCCGGCACGGTTACATTCGATGTTGCCAAGGCTGTTCAAGAAATCAAAGCCGGTAAAATCGAGTACCGTCTGGACAAAGCGGGTCAAATTCACGCGCCAATCGGCAAAGTGTCTTTTGACGCTGCTCAACTGAACGAGAACCTTAAAGCACTCATCGACGCTCTGAACCGTGCGAAACCGGCTGCAGCCAAAGGGGTATACCTCAAAGGCATCTCGGTATCTTCGACTATGGGACCTAGCGCTCGTGTGAACACAGCCGTTTACAGATAA
- the nusG gene encoding transcription termination/antitermination protein NusG, whose protein sequence is MEKRWYVVHTYSGYENKVKANLEKRVESMGMEDKIFRVLVPMEEEVVNKDGKKKAVMRKVYPGYVLVEMIQTDDSWYVVRNTPGVTGFVGSTGSGSKPTALLPEEVEQILKHMGMVEPKAKIDFEIKESVRIMVGPFANFVGSVEEILADKSKIKVHVNMFGRETPLELDFTQVEKI, encoded by the coding sequence ATGGAAAAAAGATGGTACGTCGTTCATACCTACTCCGGGTATGAGAACAAGGTCAAAGCCAATTTAGAAAAGCGCGTTGAGTCCATGGGCATGGAAGACAAAATATTCCGCGTTCTTGTTCCTATGGAAGAAGAAGTGGTAAACAAAGACGGCAAGAAGAAGGCTGTCATGCGTAAAGTTTACCCCGGTTACGTTTTGGTCGAAATGATCCAGACGGATGATTCCTGGTATGTTGTCCGCAACACGCCGGGCGTTACGGGATTCGTAGGTTCGACGGGGTCTGGTTCCAAGCCAACCGCTCTGCTTCCGGAAGAGGTTGAACAAATTCTGAAGCATATGGGCATGGTTGAGCCGAAAGCGAAGATCGATTTCGAAATCAAGGAATCCGTACGCATCATGGTTGGTCCTTTTGCGAATTTTGTGGGCTCCGTGGAAGAAATTTTGGCTGACAAGAGCAAGATCAAGGTTCATGTCAACATGTTTGGAAGGGAAACCCCGCTGGAGTTGGATTTCACTCAAGTGGAGAAAATATAA
- the rplJ gene encoding 50S ribosomal protein L10, whose product MANAKVIEAKQEAVDVVTGKLQNSITTVVADYRGLNVSQVTELRKQLREAGVEFQVLKNTLLRRATAAAELTELNEVLTGPTAIAFSANDAVAPAKILNDFAKKNDALKLKGGVVEGKVVSESQIKALAELPSREGLLSMLLSVLQAPMRNFALAVKAVADKEEQSA is encoded by the coding sequence TTGGCAAATGCTAAAGTAATTGAAGCTAAACAGGAAGCGGTTGATGTCGTTACCGGCAAACTGCAAAACAGCATCACGACTGTTGTTGCAGACTACCGCGGATTGAACGTTTCCCAAGTAACGGAACTGCGCAAGCAGCTTCGCGAAGCGGGCGTTGAATTCCAAGTTCTTAAGAACACGCTGCTTCGTCGTGCAACCGCTGCGGCTGAACTGACCGAGCTGAATGAAGTTCTGACGGGCCCTACAGCTATCGCCTTCAGTGCGAATGATGCAGTGGCACCCGCCAAAATTTTGAACGATTTTGCCAAAAAGAACGACGCTTTGAAATTGAAAGGCGGCGTAGTAGAAGGCAAAGTGGTAAGCGAGTCCCAAATCAAAGCACTGGCAGAACTTCCTTCCCGCGAAGGACTGCTGTCCATGCTGCTTAGCGTTCTTCAAGCGCCGATGCGCAACTTCGCGTTGGCAGTCAAGGCTGTTGCGGACAAAGAAGAGCAAAGCGCGTAA
- the rpoC gene encoding DNA-directed RNA polymerase subunit beta', whose product MLDVNNFEFMKIGLASPEKIRSWSRGEVKKPETINYRTLKPEKEGLFCERIFGPQKDWECHCGKYKRVRYKGVVCDRCGVEVTRAKVRRERMGHIELAAPVSHIWYFKGIPSRMGLALDMSPRSLEEIIYFASYVVTDPGDTPLEKKQLLSEKEYRSYREKYGYGFQASMGAEAVKKLLQDLDIEKELEFLKEELRTAQGQRRNRAIKRLEVIEAFRNSGNKPDWMIMDVLPVIPPELRPMVQLDGGRFATSDLNDLYRRVINRNNRLKRLLDLGAPDIIVQNEKRMLQEAVDALIDNGRRGRPVTGPGNRPLKSLSHMLKGKQGRFRQNLLGKRVDYSGRSVIVVGPYLKMYQCGLPKKMALELFKPFVMKELVNKGLAHNIKSAKRKVERVSPEVWDVLEEVIKEHPVLLNRAPTLHRLGIQAFEPILVEGHAIRLHPLVCTAYNADFDGDQMAVHVPLSAEAQAEARILMLASGNILNPKDGKPVVTPSQDMVLGSFYLTMDNKEEKGSGMILRTVNEAVSAYQRGTAGLHARVAIPVKALNKTSFTEKQQSGMLITTVGKIIFNEIYPASFPYINEATRENLLQGTPEKYFIYEKGANIRELIDSVPIAGAVGKEYLGSIIARCFEIYHTTKTSVILDKIKQLGFTYSTRAGVTIAVSDVIVPEEKKEILKESEEKVDVVAKQYRRGLITNEERYDRVIEIWSKTKDDLTNVLMKSMDRFNSIMLMVDSKARGNKSQITQLGGMRGLMATPSGRIFELPIKANFREGLTVLEYFISTHGARKGLADTALRTADSGYLTRRLVDVAQDVIVREEDCGTDKGFTVSRIQDGKEVIEDLYDRIEGRYCFETVRHPETGAIIVHRNDLIDSDKAEEIVNAGVGKLQIRSVLSCRARHGVCKKCYGRNLATGKHVEIGEAVGIIAAQSIGEPGTQLTMRTFHTGGVAGDDITQGLPRIQELFEARNPKGQATISEIDGVIKEIREAKDRREIEVQGEAESKVYSITYGSRLRVSEGQEIEAGDELTDGSIDPKEMLRIKGIRGVQNYILQEVQRVYRNQGVEINDKHVEVMIKQMLRKIRIIDAGDTNLLPGSFADIHEYEAANKEAILSGKEPAVAKPVLLGITKASLETDSFLSAASFQETTRVLTDAAIKGKVDQLLGLKENVIIGKLIPAGTGMNRYRNVKLINPEEEQDEVEALETVPAE is encoded by the coding sequence TTGTTGGACGTTAACAATTTTGAATTTATGAAAATCGGGCTGGCTTCCCCGGAGAAGATTCGTTCTTGGTCCCGCGGAGAGGTAAAGAAACCGGAAACCATCAACTATCGTACACTCAAGCCGGAGAAAGAGGGTCTTTTCTGCGAACGGATCTTCGGACCGCAAAAAGACTGGGAGTGCCATTGCGGCAAATACAAACGCGTCCGTTATAAAGGCGTAGTCTGCGACCGCTGCGGCGTTGAAGTTACACGCGCTAAAGTGCGCCGTGAGCGTATGGGCCACATTGAGCTCGCCGCTCCGGTTTCCCATATCTGGTACTTTAAAGGCATTCCAAGCCGCATGGGTCTGGCGCTCGACATGTCTCCTAGATCGCTGGAAGAGATTATTTATTTCGCATCTTATGTCGTAACCGACCCCGGCGATACGCCTCTTGAGAAGAAACAGCTGCTGTCCGAGAAGGAATACCGCAGCTACCGCGAGAAGTACGGTTACGGCTTCCAGGCGAGCATGGGCGCGGAAGCGGTCAAGAAACTGCTTCAGGATCTTGATATCGAAAAAGAGCTGGAGTTTCTTAAAGAAGAGCTGCGCACCGCTCAAGGCCAACGCCGCAACCGTGCGATCAAGCGCCTTGAAGTTATTGAAGCATTCCGTAACTCCGGCAATAAGCCTGATTGGATGATTATGGATGTTCTCCCGGTCATTCCGCCGGAACTGCGTCCGATGGTGCAACTGGACGGCGGACGTTTTGCAACGTCTGACCTGAACGACCTGTACCGCCGCGTAATCAACCGCAACAACCGTCTGAAGAGACTGCTTGATCTTGGCGCTCCGGACATTATCGTTCAGAACGAAAAGCGGATGCTTCAGGAAGCCGTAGACGCTCTGATCGACAACGGCCGCCGCGGCCGTCCGGTAACGGGTCCTGGCAACCGTCCGCTGAAATCGCTCAGCCATATGCTGAAAGGTAAACAGGGACGTTTCCGTCAGAACCTGCTCGGTAAACGGGTTGACTATTCCGGCCGTTCCGTTATCGTTGTAGGTCCTTACCTGAAAATGTACCAATGCGGCCTGCCTAAGAAAATGGCGCTGGAACTGTTCAAGCCGTTCGTGATGAAAGAGCTGGTCAACAAAGGACTTGCCCATAACATTAAGAGCGCAAAACGCAAAGTCGAGCGCGTAAGCCCGGAAGTTTGGGACGTGCTTGAAGAAGTCATCAAAGAGCATCCGGTTCTGCTGAACCGTGCCCCCACGCTTCACCGTCTCGGTATCCAAGCGTTTGAGCCGATTCTGGTAGAAGGCCATGCGATTCGTCTTCACCCGCTCGTATGTACGGCGTACAATGCTGACTTTGACGGTGACCAAATGGCCGTGCACGTTCCGCTTTCCGCTGAAGCGCAGGCGGAAGCCCGCATCCTGATGCTGGCGTCCGGCAACATTTTGAACCCGAAAGACGGCAAGCCAGTCGTTACCCCTTCCCAGGATATGGTCCTAGGTTCCTTCTATCTGACCATGGACAACAAGGAAGAAAAGGGAAGCGGCATGATTCTCCGTACCGTGAACGAAGCGGTTTCCGCTTATCAGCGGGGCACAGCCGGTCTTCATGCGCGCGTGGCCATTCCGGTCAAGGCGCTTAATAAGACCAGCTTCACCGAGAAGCAGCAGAGCGGCATGCTGATCACGACGGTCGGAAAAATTATTTTCAACGAAATTTACCCGGCAAGCTTTCCGTACATCAATGAAGCGACTCGCGAAAATCTTCTGCAGGGTACGCCGGAGAAATACTTCATCTACGAAAAAGGCGCCAACATCCGCGAACTGATCGATTCCGTTCCGATCGCGGGCGCTGTCGGTAAAGAATATCTGGGCTCCATCATCGCCCGCTGCTTCGAGATTTACCATACGACCAAGACATCGGTCATTCTGGACAAAATCAAGCAGCTCGGCTTTACCTACTCTACCCGTGCCGGCGTAACGATCGCCGTATCGGACGTTATCGTGCCGGAAGAGAAGAAAGAAATCCTGAAAGAGTCCGAAGAGAAAGTCGACGTCGTTGCCAAGCAGTACCGCCGCGGTCTGATCACCAATGAAGAACGGTATGACCGTGTTATTGAAATCTGGTCCAAGACGAAAGACGATCTGACGAACGTGCTCATGAAATCGATGGACCGTTTCAACTCCATCATGCTCATGGTCGACTCTAAGGCGCGGGGCAACAAGTCGCAGATCACCCAGCTGGGCGGCATGCGGGGACTGATGGCGACGCCGTCGGGCCGAATCTTCGAACTGCCGATCAAGGCAAACTTCCGCGAAGGTCTGACCGTCTTGGAATACTTCATCTCCACTCACGGCGCGCGGAAAGGTCTGGCCGATACGGCGCTTCGTACCGCCGACTCCGGTTACCTGACACGACGTCTCGTTGACGTGGCCCAGGACGTAATCGTCCGCGAAGAGGATTGCGGTACTGACAAAGGCTTTACTGTAAGCCGTATCCAGGACGGCAAAGAGGTTATCGAGGATCTGTACGATCGTATTGAAGGCCGATACTGCTTTGAGACGGTCCGCCATCCGGAAACGGGCGCGATCATTGTACACCGCAACGATCTGATTGATTCAGACAAAGCGGAAGAGATTGTCAATGCCGGCGTAGGCAAGCTGCAAATCCGCTCCGTACTGAGCTGCCGGGCCCGTCACGGCGTCTGCAAGAAGTGCTACGGACGCAACCTGGCCACAGGCAAGCATGTCGAGATCGGTGAAGCCGTCGGCATTATCGCCGCGCAATCCATCGGTGAACCAGGAACACAGCTTACCATGCGTACGTTCCATACCGGGGGCGTTGCGGGCGACGATATTACACAAGGTCTGCCGCGTATCCAGGAGCTGTTTGAAGCCCGTAACCCTAAAGGCCAGGCGACAATCAGTGAGATCGACGGCGTTATCAAGGAAATCCGCGAAGCGAAGGACCGCCGCGAAATCGAGGTTCAAGGCGAAGCGGAATCCAAGGTTTATTCCATCACTTACGGCTCCCGCCTGCGCGTAAGCGAAGGCCAGGAGATCGAAGCTGGAGACGAATTGACCGATGGTTCCATCGATCCGAAAGAGATGCTGCGCATCAAGGGTATTCGCGGGGTGCAGAACTACATTCTGCAGGAAGTACAACGCGTATACCGGAACCAGGGCGTAGAAATCAACGACAAGCACGTTGAAGTTATGATTAAGCAGATGCTTCGCAAAATCCGCATCATCGACGCAGGGGACACGAACCTGCTGCCTGGATCGTTCGCGGATATCCATGAATACGAAGCGGCGAACAAGGAAGCGATTCTGTCCGGCAAAGAGCCGGCCGTGGCGAAGCCTGTGCTGCTTGGTATTACAAAAGCATCGCTCGAAACCGACTCGTTCCTCTCCGCGGCATCGTTCCAGGAGACGACGCGCGTGTTGACGGACGCTGCCATCAAGGGCAAGGTCGACCAACTGCTGGGTCTCAAAGAGAATGTTATTATCGGTAAGCTGATTCCTGCTGGAACGGGCATGAACCGCTACCGCAATGTCAAACTGATTAACCCGGAAGAAGAACAGGACGAAGTGGAAGCTTTGGAAACTGTTCCTGCCGAATAA